Proteins from a genomic interval of Streptococcus sp. D7B5:
- a CDS encoding MalY/PatB family protein, producing the protein MGKYDFTSLPNRFGHHTYKWKEAEADREVLPAWIADMDFVVLPEVRRAVQAYADQLVYGYTYASDDLIESVQDWEASQHGYHFDKDALVFIEGVVPAISTAIQAFTKEGEAVLINTPVYPPFARSVKLNNRRLITNSLVEKDGLFEIDFDQLEKEMVEEDVKLYILCNPHNPGGRVWEKEVLEKIGHLCQKHGVLLVSDEIHQDLALFGHKHQSFNTVNPDFKNFALVLSSATKTFNIAGTKNSYAVIENPKLRVSFQKRQLANNQHEISGLGYLATEAAYRYGKDWLGELKEVIEDHINYVVDILGNETKIKVMKPQGTYLIWLDFSAYDLTDDRLQELLKNEAKVILNRGLDFGEEGTLHARLNVAMPKSVLEEVCQRIVTTFATL; encoded by the coding sequence ATGGGAAAATATGATTTTACAAGCCTGCCCAATCGTTTTGGGCACCATACCTATAAATGGAAAGAAGCGGAAGCTGATCGCGAAGTTCTACCAGCCTGGATAGCAGATATGGACTTTGTGGTTTTGCCTGAGGTTCGACGAGCTGTACAAGCCTACGCAGATCAGTTGGTCTATGGCTATACTTATGCTAGTGATGATTTGATTGAGTCGGTTCAGGACTGGGAAGCCAGTCAACACGGCTATCACTTTGACAAGGATGCCCTCGTCTTTATTGAGGGAGTGGTACCGGCCATCTCAACAGCCATTCAAGCCTTTACAAAAGAGGGAGAGGCTGTTCTGATTAACACACCGGTCTATCCTCCTTTTGCCCGCAGTGTCAAACTGAACAATCGCAGATTGATTACCAATTCTTTGGTGGAAAAGGATGGGCTGTTTGAGATTGACTTTGACCAGTTGGAGAAGGAAATGGTGGAAGAGGATGTCAAACTCTATATTCTTTGCAATCCTCACAATCCTGGTGGTCGTGTTTGGGAAAAGGAAGTGTTAGAAAAGATTGGACATCTCTGCCAAAAACACGGTGTTTTGCTTGTTTCAGATGAGATTCACCAAGATTTGGCCCTCTTTGGTCACAAACACCAGTCTTTTAATACCGTTAATCCAGACTTTAAAAACTTTGCTCTTGTTTTGAGCAGTGCTACCAAGACCTTTAATATTGCTGGGACCAAGAATTCCTATGCAGTTATTGAAAATCCAAAGCTTCGTGTTTCTTTCCAAAAACGCCAGTTGGCCAATAACCAACATGAAATCTCAGGCTTGGGTTATTTGGCGACAGAAGCCGCCTACCGTTATGGTAAGGACTGGTTAGGAGAACTAAAAGAAGTTATCGAGGACCACATTAACTATGTAGTGGATATTTTGGGCAACGAAACCAAGATTAAGGTCATGAAACCACAAGGTACCTACTTGATCTGGCTTGATTTTTCAGCCTATGATCTAACGGATGACCGCTTGCAAGAGCTTTTGAAGAATGAAGCCAAGGTTATCTTGAACCGAGGTTTGGACTTTGGGGAGGAGGGAACTCTTCATGCCCGCCTCAATGTAGCCATGCCGAAGTCAGTACTGGAAGAGGTTTGCCAACGCATCGTGACCACTTTTGCTACACTTTAA
- a CDS encoding polysaccharide biosynthesis protein, translating to MSNENNHQQAQMLRGTAWLTASNFISRLLGAIYIIPWYIWMGTYAAKANGLFTMGYNIYAWFLLISTAGIPVAVAKQVAKYNTMREEEHSFALIRSFLGFMTGLGLVFALVLYLFSPWLADLSGVGKDLIPIMHSLAWAVLIFPSMSVIRGFFQGMNNLKPYAMSQIAEQVIRVIWMLMATFFIMKMGSGDYLSAVTQSTFAAFVGMVASFAVLIYFLAQEGLLKRVFETRDKINSKRLLVDTIKEAIPFILTGSAIQLFQILDQMTFINSMKWFTNYSNEDLVVMFSYFSANPNKITMILISVGVSIGSVGLPLLTENYVKGDLQAAARLVQDSLTMLFLFLLPATVGVVMVGEPLYTVFYGKPDSLAMGLFVFAVLQSTILGLYMVLSPMLQAMFRNRKAVLYFIYGSIAKIVLQLPTIAIFHSYGPLISTTIGLIIPNVLMYRDICQVTGARRKIILKRTILITILTLVMFILVGFLQWLLGFVFQPSGRFWSFLYVALIGGLGGGLYGLMSLRTRLLDKIIGKAQADRLRTRLKIS from the coding sequence ATGTCTAACGAAAACAATCACCAGCAAGCCCAGATGTTGCGAGGGACTGCTTGGCTAACAGCTAGTAACTTTATTAGTCGCCTCCTTGGTGCTATCTATATTATTCCCTGGTATATCTGGATGGGGACTTATGCCGCTAAGGCAAATGGACTCTTTACTATGGGTTATAATATTTATGCTTGGTTCTTGCTGATTTCAACAGCGGGTATCCCAGTTGCGGTCGCAAAACAAGTGGCTAAATACAATACCATGCGGGAAGAAGAGCACAGCTTTGCCTTGATTCGGAGTTTCCTAGGCTTTATGACTGGCTTGGGACTGGTCTTTGCCTTGGTCTTGTATCTCTTTTCTCCCTGGTTAGCAGATTTGTCAGGTGTGGGGAAAGACCTGATTCCCATCATGCATAGCTTGGCTTGGGCAGTCTTGATTTTCCCATCTATGAGTGTCATCAGAGGATTCTTCCAAGGGATGAATAACCTGAAACCCTATGCTATGAGTCAAATCGCCGAGCAGGTAATCCGTGTTATCTGGATGTTGATGGCAACCTTCTTCATTATGAAGATGGGTTCTGGTGACTACTTATCAGCCGTTACCCAATCGACCTTTGCGGCCTTTGTGGGGATGGTGGCAAGTTTTGCAGTCTTGATTTATTTCCTTGCCCAAGAAGGTTTGCTTAAAAGAGTTTTTGAAACACGGGATAAGATCAATAGTAAGCGACTCTTAGTCGATACCATCAAGGAAGCCATTCCCTTTATCCTGACAGGATCAGCCATTCAACTCTTCCAAATCTTAGACCAGATGACCTTTATCAATAGTATGAAGTGGTTTACTAACTACAGCAATGAAGACTTGGTTGTCATGTTTTCTTATTTCTCAGCCAATCCTAATAAAATTACTATGATTTTAATCTCTGTGGGAGTTTCAATCGGGAGTGTCGGCTTGCCGCTGTTGACGGAAAACTATGTAAAAGGCGACTTGCAGGCGGCGGCTCGCCTAGTCCAAGATAGCCTTACCATGCTCTTCTTATTTCTACTGCCTGCAACGGTTGGAGTGGTCATGGTAGGGGAGCCTCTTTATACAGTTTTTTACGGTAAGCCAGATAGTCTGGCCATGGGCTTATTTGTCTTTGCAGTTTTGCAGTCTACTATCCTAGGATTGTATATGGTCTTGTCTCCTATGCTTCAGGCCATGTTCCGAAACCGCAAGGCAGTTCTTTACTTCATCTATGGTTCCATTGCTAAGATCGTCTTGCAATTGCCAACCATAGCTATTTTCCACAGCTACGGTCCTTTGATTTCAACGACTATCGGCTTGATTATTCCAAATGTCTTGATGTACCGAGACATCTGCCAGGTAACAGGTGCTCGTCGAAAGATTATATTGAAGCGAACCATCTTGATTACCATCTTGACCCTTGTCATGTTTATCCTAGTTGGCTTCTTGCAGTGGCTACTCGGTTTTGTCTTCCAACCAAGTGGACGTTTCTGGAGTTTCCTTTATGTGGCTCTCATCGGAGGGCTTGGAGGAGGTCTTTATGGTTTGATGAGCCTACGGACACGACTCTTAGACAAGATAATCGGCAAAGCTCAAGCAGACCGGCTACGTACACGATTGAAAATATCGTAA
- a CDS encoding cystathionine gamma-synthase: MSKELHINTILAQAGIKSDEATGALVTPLHFSTTYQHPEFGQSTGFDYTRTKNPTRSKAEEVLAAIESADYALATSSGMAAIVLAFSVFPVGSKVLAVRDLYGGSFRWFNQVEQEGRFHFTYANTEEELIAELEKDVDVLYIETPTNPLMLEFDIAKLAKLAHAKGAKVVVDNTFYSPIYQRPIEDGADIVLHSATKYLAGHNDVLAGVVVTNSLELYEQLFYNLNTTGAVLSPFDSYQLIRGLKTLPLRMERSTANAQEVVAFLKDSPAVKEVLYTGRGGMISFKVVDEKRIPHILNSLKVFSFAESLGGVESLITYPTTQTHADIPAEVRHSYGLTDDLLRLSIGIEDARDLIADLHQALEG, translated from the coding sequence ATGAGCAAAGAACTACACATCAACACAATTTTGGCCCAGGCTGGGATCAAGTCAGATGAGGCTACAGGTGCCTTGGTAACACCGCTTCATTTTTCAACCACTTATCAGCATCCAGAGTTCGGTCAGTCTACGGGTTTTGACTATACCCGTACTAAAAACCCAACTCGCAGTAAGGCGGAGGAGGTTTTGGCTGCAATCGAATCAGCGGACTATGCCCTAGCAACGAGCTCAGGTATGGCTGCGATTGTACTGGCCTTTAGTGTTTTTCCAGTAGGGAGTAAAGTCTTGGCTGTGCGCGATCTGTATGGGGGTTCTTTCCGTTGGTTCAACCAAGTGGAGCAAGAAGGCCGCTTCCATTTTACCTATGCTAATACAGAAGAAGAGTTGATTGCTGAGTTAGAGAAAGATGTGGATGTTCTCTATATCGAAACGCCAACCAATCCCTTGATGTTAGAATTTGATATTGCCAAACTAGCCAAACTAGCTCATGCCAAGGGTGCCAAGGTAGTGGTGGACAATACCTTCTACAGTCCGATTTACCAACGTCCGATTGAAGACGGCGCGGATATCGTTCTTCATTCAGCCACCAAGTACTTAGCAGGGCACAACGATGTCTTGGCTGGGGTGGTTGTGACTAATAGTTTAGAACTATATGAACAACTGTTCTACAATCTAAATACGACTGGTGCGGTCTTGTCACCATTTGATAGTTATCAGTTGATTCGTGGTCTCAAAACCCTGCCTCTTCGTATGGAGCGTTCTACAGCCAATGCCCAAGAAGTGGTTGCCTTTTTGAAGGATTCACCTGCTGTCAAGGAAGTGCTCTATACTGGACGTGGGGGTATGATTTCCTTTAAAGTAGTGGATGAAAAACGTATTCCTCATATTTTAAATAGCTTGAAGGTCTTCTCATTTGCAGAAAGTTTGGGTGGGGTAGAGAGTCTGATCACCTATCCGACAACTCAGACTCATGCGGATATTCCAGCAGAAGTGCGCCATTCCTATGGCTTAACAGATGACCTCTTGCGTTTGTCTATTGGGATTGAGGATGCTAGAGATTTGATTGCGGACTTGCACCAAGCTTTGGAAGGATAA
- a CDS encoding DEAD/DEAH box helicase yields the protein MAKLIPGKLRMEGVTLYETGKIEIIKEKGNRLYTRVAGEDLRYSLEDDLVFCACDFFQKRGYCVHLAALEHYLKNDEEGQVILQALEKGHEEQEEVETKVSFGGSFLERIQPQKREKIYTLSAQGQVEAGTNRLLWTLRIGLVDSQKYYVIRDIPLFLKVLVHRKPYMIGKHYENDLSWDAFDTASQEVLTFLCGLIEEGLSQELFFPNQGRHLFFPLPFFEQGVELLMNLEDFHFEHQITSYENLLFHDLDPDANLFSFSVKEYPDYFEMEISETERINIFYGGVVLFRKGNLYLLNPKQISLLKEIKELPQEERGRKCLQFDNSDRDRLATCLPLFGQLGTVSAPERLQIRPFSPIFYFDREDDGRIRLNIQFDYGDVKVTSRQQLEQLPFSSDAVLENQLFQVCLGAGFEADFQSWRQALKPEAVYSFFHHTIPAFEKLGQVFLSDEMNQLYSVQAPQVQIESKGGLLEIQFDFQGIAQEEIDQALKALSSNQDFYISSSDQVYFFDEETKQIRQNLQELGVELKDGSFKARKSLAYSLSQLFEGRDRISFSEVFQHLAHDLTHPEDFPLGDIRVQASLRDYQEKGVRWLQMLHHYGFGGILADDMGLGKTLQTIAFLTSQVTEDSRVLILAPSGLIYNWADEFRKFAAQLDLAVVHGLKANREAILSENHQIYVTSYATFRQDSELYQEMAFDFLFLDEAQVMKNAQTKIAQSLRQFVVPAVFALSGTPIENHLGELWSIFQIVLPGLLPSKKEFMKLPADRVAQFIKPFVMRRKKEEVLTELPDLIEVVYKNELEDQQKAIYLAQLQQMRDRLAQVTDQEFQRSRVEILSGLMRLRQICDTPALFMDDYQGASGKLDSLRDLLLQVADGGHRVLIFSQFKGMLEKIEQELPDLGLTSFKITGSTPAHDRQEMTKAFNQGERDAFLISLKAGGVGLNLTGADTVILVDLWWNPAVEAQAIGRAHRMGQEQMVEVYRLITKGTIEEKIQELQEQKKHLVSQVLDGTESRASLSLAEIREILGISEAST from the coding sequence ATGGCTAAATTGATTCCTGGAAAGTTGCGCATGGAGGGGGTTACACTCTATGAAACGGGCAAGATTGAGATTATCAAGGAAAAAGGGAATCGCCTCTATACTCGTGTGGCGGGAGAAGACTTGCGCTACAGTTTAGAGGATGATCTGGTTTTTTGTGCTTGCGATTTTTTCCAAAAAAGAGGTTACTGTGTTCACCTCGCAGCGCTCGAGCATTATCTGAAAAATGATGAAGAAGGCCAGGTGATTTTACAAGCCTTAGAAAAAGGACATGAAGAGCAAGAAGAGGTCGAAACCAAGGTTAGTTTTGGCGGTAGTTTTTTGGAGCGGATCCAACCTCAGAAGCGAGAAAAAATCTACACTTTGTCGGCTCAAGGTCAGGTAGAAGCTGGAACCAATCGCCTCCTTTGGACACTCCGAATCGGTTTAGTTGATAGTCAAAAATATTATGTCATCCGTGATATTCCTCTCTTTTTGAAGGTCTTAGTCCATCGAAAGCCATATATGATTGGGAAACACTATGAAAACGACTTGTCTTGGGATGCTTTTGATACAGCTAGTCAAGAAGTTCTTACTTTTTTATGTGGCTTGATTGAGGAGGGACTGAGTCAAGAGCTCTTTTTCCCCAATCAAGGTCGTCACCTCTTTTTCCCTCTGCCCTTTTTTGAGCAGGGAGTGGAGTTGCTGATGAACTTGGAGGATTTTCATTTCGAACACCAGATTACTAGTTATGAAAATCTTCTCTTTCATGATTTAGATCCAGATGCAAACCTTTTCTCTTTTTCCGTGAAGGAGTATCCCGATTATTTTGAGATGGAAATTTCTGAGACTGAGCGAATCAACATATTCTATGGGGGAGTGGTTCTCTTTCGTAAGGGGAATCTTTATCTCTTAAACCCTAAACAAATCAGCCTCCTAAAGGAAATCAAGGAGCTTCCTCAGGAGGAGAGAGGGAGAAAATGCCTCCAGTTTGACAACAGTGATCGTGATCGCCTAGCCACCTGTTTGCCTTTGTTTGGACAGCTGGGCACAGTTTCTGCTCCTGAGCGCTTGCAAATCAGACCCTTTTCACCAATCTTTTACTTTGATAGGGAGGATGACGGCCGCATCCGCTTGAATATCCAGTTTGACTATGGAGATGTTAAGGTGACTAGTCGCCAACAGCTGGAACAATTACCATTTTCAAGCGATGCCGTCTTGGAAAACCAACTATTTCAAGTCTGTTTAGGGGCTGGTTTTGAGGCTGATTTTCAGTCTTGGAGACAGGCTTTGAAGCCAGAGGCAGTTTATTCTTTCTTTCACCATACGATTCCAGCTTTTGAGAAATTGGGCCAGGTTTTCTTGTCTGATGAGATGAATCAGCTCTACAGCGTCCAAGCTCCTCAGGTTCAGATTGAGTCCAAGGGAGGACTGTTGGAGATTCAGTTTGATTTCCAAGGGATTGCCCAGGAAGAGATTGATCAAGCTCTCAAAGCACTGAGTAGCAATCAGGATTTCTATATCAGTTCTTCTGACCAAGTATATTTTTTTGATGAGGAAACCAAGCAGATTCGTCAAAATTTGCAGGAACTGGGGGTTGAGCTAAAAGATGGTTCTTTCAAAGCGCGAAAATCTCTGGCTTATAGCCTTTCTCAGCTTTTTGAAGGTCGAGATCGGATCTCCTTCTCGGAAGTATTTCAGCATTTAGCTCATGATTTGACCCATCCAGAGGATTTTCCTTTGGGAGATATACGGGTGCAGGCGAGTTTGAGAGACTATCAGGAAAAGGGAGTCCGTTGGCTCCAGATGCTTCACCACTATGGCTTTGGTGGCATCCTAGCCGATGATATGGGACTGGGAAAAACACTGCAAACTATTGCTTTTTTGACTAGTCAGGTGACCGAAGATAGTCGAGTCTTAATTTTAGCGCCGTCAGGTTTGATCTACAATTGGGCAGATGAATTCAGGAAATTTGCCGCACAGTTGGATTTGGCTGTCGTTCATGGTTTGAAAGCGAATCGAGAAGCGATTCTTTCTGAAAATCACCAAATCTATGTAACTAGCTATGCAACCTTTCGTCAAGACAGCGAGCTTTATCAAGAGATGGCTTTTGATTTTCTCTTCTTAGATGAAGCCCAGGTCATGAAAAATGCCCAGACCAAGATTGCTCAGAGTTTGCGCCAGTTTGTGGTGCCGGCAGTCTTTGCTTTGTCAGGTACGCCTATCGAAAACCATTTAGGAGAGTTGTGGTCCATCTTTCAAATTGTGCTTCCGGGGCTCTTGCCAAGTAAAAAGGAGTTTATGAAATTACCGGCTGACCGAGTCGCGCAGTTTATCAAACCCTTCGTCATGAGGCGTAAGAAAGAAGAAGTTCTTACAGAACTGCCTGATTTGATTGAAGTCGTCTATAAAAATGAACTGGAAGATCAGCAGAAGGCCATCTATCTCGCCCAGTTGCAACAGATGCGAGACCGCCTAGCGCAAGTGACAGATCAAGAATTCCAAAGAAGTCGGGTAGAAATCTTATCTGGCCTCATGCGATTGCGCCAGATCTGCGATACGCCAGCTCTCTTCATGGACGATTACCAGGGAGCTAGTGGTAAATTGGATAGTCTCCGAGATTTATTGCTACAAGTGGCTGATGGTGGGCATCGGGTCTTGATTTTCTCCCAGTTCAAAGGAATGTTGGAAAAAATCGAGCAAGAACTCCCAGACTTGGGCTTGACCTCCTTCAAAATCACAGGTTCAACTCCTGCTCATGACAGACAGGAGATGACCAAGGCCTTTAACCAAGGAGAAAGAGATGCCTTTCTCATCTCCCTTAAGGCGGGTGGTGTTGGTCTCAATCTAACGGGAGCTGATACGGTTATTTTAGTTGACCTTTGGTGGAATCCCGCTGTCGAAGCCCAGGCTATCGGACGAGCCCACCGCATGGGGCAGGAGCAGATGGTCGAAGTCTATCGTTTGATTACCAAGGGAACCATTGAAGAAAAGATCCAAGAACTTCAAGAACAAAAGAAACATTTGGTTTCCCAGGTTTTAGATGGTACGGAGTCGCGTGCGAGTCTCAGTCTGGCAGAAATTCGTGAAATTTTGGGAATTTCTGAAGCCAGCACTTGA
- a CDS encoding peptide ABC transporter substrate-binding protein, whose product MKKSKAKYLTLASVVLSAGILLSACGNSSSASKTYNYVYSSDPSSLNYLAENRATTNDIVTNLVDGLMENDQYGNYVPSLAEDWTVSQDGLTYTYKLRKDAKWYTYEGEEYAPVTAQDFVTGLKYAADKKSEALYLVQDSVAGLDDYINGKTTDFSTVGVKAIDDQTVQYTLTRPESYWNSKTTSTILFPVNADFLKSKGDDFGKVDPSSILYNGPFLMKSFVSKSVIEFKKNPNYWDEKNVFVDDVKLAYYDGSDQDALARNFVEGVYSYARLYPNSSSFEGIKEKNKDNIIYSMQNATSYYLNFNLDRKSYNFTSKSSDIEKKSTQEAVLNKNFRQAFNYAYNRTAYGAQSQGEDGATKIIRNLVVPPTFVSINGKDFGDVVSEKMVNYGQEWQGINFADAQDPYYNPDKAKAKFAEAKKELEAKGVQFPIHLDVSVDQSAKKGVLEASSLKQSIESVLGAENVVIDIQQLSTDDFDNSSYLAQTAAQKDFDIYNGGWSADYLDPSSYLDILNVNNGGMLQNIGLEPGEVNDKAKAVGLDTYTQMLEEANKEQDPAKRYEKYAEIQAWLVDSALAIPNVSQGGTPTLRKTVPFSSPFSQAGNKGVESYKYLKLQDKTVTADEYEKAKEKWLKEKEESNKKAQEELAKHVK is encoded by the coding sequence ATGAAAAAGTCTAAGGCCAAGTATCTGACACTTGCAAGTGTCGTGTTAAGCGCTGGTATTCTACTGAGCGCATGTGGAAATTCAAGTAGCGCTTCTAAAACATATAACTATGTTTATTCGAGCGATCCATCTAGTTTGAACTATCTTGCAGAAAACCGTGCAACAACCAATGACATCGTGACCAATTTGGTGGATGGGTTGATGGAAAATGACCAATACGGTAACTATGTTCCATCGTTGGCAGAGGATTGGACTGTTTCTCAGGACGGTTTGACCTATACTTACAAATTGCGTAAGGATGCAAAATGGTATACTTATGAGGGTGAAGAATACGCCCCTGTAACGGCCCAAGACTTTGTGACAGGTTTGAAATATGCTGCTGATAAAAAATCCGAAGCCTTGTACCTGGTTCAAGACTCGGTAGCAGGTTTGGATGACTATATCAACGGGAAAACAACTGACTTTTCAACTGTCGGTGTTAAGGCGATTGACGACCAAACGGTTCAGTACACTTTGACACGTCCAGAATCTTATTGGAATTCTAAAACAACTTCAACCATTCTCTTCCCTGTCAATGCAGATTTCTTAAAATCAAAAGGGGATGACTTTGGTAAGGTAGACCCTTCTAGTATTTTGTACAATGGACCTTTCTTGATGAAATCGTTTGTTTCAAAATCTGTTATCGAATTCAAGAAAAATCCCAACTACTGGGATGAAAAAAATGTCTTTGTGGATGATGTGAAATTGGCCTATTATGATGGTAGTGACCAAGATGCACTAGCACGTAACTTTGTAGAAGGAGTCTATAGCTACGCGCGTCTCTATCCAAATAGCTCAAGCTTTGAAGGCATTAAAGAGAAGAACAAGGATAACATCATCTATAGTATGCAAAATGCAACTTCTTATTACTTGAACTTCAACTTGGACAGAAAATCTTATAACTTCACTTCTAAATCCTCAGATATCGAAAAGAAATCAACCCAAGAAGCAGTTCTGAATAAAAACTTCCGTCAAGCCTTCAACTATGCTTATAACCGTACAGCCTATGGAGCACAATCTCAAGGGGAGGACGGAGCAACAAAGATTATTCGTAACTTGGTTGTACCTCCAACATTTGTAAGTATCAACGGAAAAGACTTTGGCGATGTTGTTTCAGAAAAGATGGTCAACTATGGCCAAGAATGGCAAGGAATCAACTTTGCAGATGCGCAAGATCCATACTACAATCCTGACAAGGCTAAAGCTAAATTTGCAGAAGCTAAGAAAGAATTGGAAGCTAAGGGTGTGCAATTCCCAATCCACTTGGACGTATCAGTCGACCAATCAGCTAAAAAAGGTGTACTTGAAGCAAGCTCTTTGAAACAATCCATCGAATCTGTTCTAGGAGCTGAGAATGTGGTTATCGATATCCAACAGCTATCAACAGATGACTTTGACAACTCTAGCTATCTAGCTCAAACTGCAGCTCAAAAAGACTTTGATATCTATAATGGCGGTTGGAGTGCGGACTACTTGGATCCATCAAGTTATCTTGATATCTTAAATGTCAATAACGGTGGTATGTTGCAAAACATTGGTCTAGAACCAGGTGAGGTCAATGACAAGGCTAAGGCAGTTGGTCTGGATACTTACACTCAAATGTTAGAAGAAGCGAACAAGGAGCAAGATCCAGCAAAACGTTATGAAAAATATGCTGAAATTCAAGCTTGGCTCGTTGATAGCGCCCTTGCAATTCCAAACGTTTCTCAGGGTGGAACACCGACCTTGAGAAAGACAGTTCCATTCTCATCACCATTCTCACAAGCTGGAAATAAGGGTGTCGAATCATACAAGTATCTCAAGTTGCAAGATAAGACTGTAACGGCTGATGAGTATGAAAAAGCTAAAGAAAAATGGCTGAAAGAAAAAGAAGAATCAAATAAAAAAGCCCAAGAAGAACTGGCAAAACACGTTAAATAA
- a CDS encoding CsbD family protein, with amino-acid sequence MSLENKLEQATGAIKEGFGKVTGDSKTEAEGAVEKTVAKAKEVVEDAKGAVEGAVEGLKNSFKKED; translated from the coding sequence ATGTCACTTGAAAATAAATTGGAACAAGCAACTGGTGCTATCAAAGAAGGATTTGGTAAAGTTACTGGCGATAGCAAAACTGAAGCAGAAGGTGCTGTAGAAAAAACAGTTGCCAAAGCAAAAGAAGTTGTTGAAGATGCTAAAGGTGCTGTAGAAGGTGCCGTTGAAGGTCTTAAAAACTCATTTAAGAAAGAAGACTAA
- a CDS encoding UDP-N-acetylmuramoyl-L-alanyl-D-glutamate--L-lysine ligase, translated as MIKIETILDILKNDGLFREIIDQGHYHYNYSDVIFDNISYDSRTTKENTLFFAKGAAFKKEYLISAISQGLAWYVAEKDYEVGIPVIVVNDIKKAMSLIAMEFYGNPQEKLKILAFTGTKGKTTAAYFAYNILSQRYPTALLSTMNTTLDGKTFFKSSFSTPENIDLFDMMAQAVKNGRTHLVMEVSSQAYLVHRVYGLTFDVGVFLNITPDHIGPIEHPTFEDYFYHKRLLMKNSRAVVINSDMDHFSVLKEQVEHQEHDFYGSQSSNQIENSKAFSFSATGKLAGDYDILLIGHFNQENAVAAGLACLRLGASLEDIKKGIAATRVPGRMEVLTQKNGAKVFIDYAHNGDSLKKLINVVETHQTGKIALVLGSTGNKGESRRKDFGLLLNQHPEIQVFLTADDPNYEDPMVIAEEISSYISHPVEKIADREQAIKAAMAITNQELDAVIIAGKGADRYQIVNGVKESYPGDAAVAERYL; from the coding sequence ATGATAAAGATTGAAACTATATTAGACATTTTAAAAAATGATGGTCTCTTCCGTGAGATTATCGACCAAGGACATTACCACTACAACTACAGCGATGTTATTTTTGACAACATCAGTTACGATAGCCGAACAACCAAAGAAAATACTCTATTTTTTGCAAAAGGCGCTGCATTTAAAAAAGAATACCTCATTTCTGCTATAAGTCAAGGTTTAGCTTGGTATGTCGCAGAAAAGGACTATGAAGTCGGTATCCCCGTCATCGTTGTGAACGATATCAAAAAAGCCATGAGTTTGATTGCTATGGAATTTTATGGTAATCCCCAAGAGAAACTCAAAATTCTCGCTTTCACAGGGACAAAAGGAAAAACAACAGCAGCTTACTTTGCATACAACATCCTATCTCAACGCTACCCAACAGCCCTTTTGTCAACTATGAACACAACTCTAGATGGCAAGACTTTCTTTAAATCTTCCTTTTCAACACCTGAAAATATCGATCTTTTCGACATGATGGCTCAGGCTGTTAAAAATGGTAGAACCCATCTCGTAATGGAAGTCTCTAGTCAAGCCTATCTAGTCCATCGAGTCTATGGTCTGACCTTTGATGTAGGAGTCTTTCTTAACATCACTCCTGACCATATCGGACCAATTGAGCATCCGACTTTTGAAGATTACTTCTACCATAAACGTCTCTTGATGAAAAATAGCCGAGCAGTTGTCATTAACAGCGACATGGACCACTTTTCTGTCTTGAAAGAGCAAGTTGAACATCAAGAGCATGATTTCTACGGTAGTCAGTCGAGCAACCAAATCGAGAATTCCAAAGCCTTTAGCTTTTCAGCTACAGGTAAACTCGCTGGTGATTATGATATCCTACTCATCGGCCACTTTAATCAAGAAAATGCAGTCGCTGCTGGACTTGCCTGCCTTCGTCTAGGTGCTAGTCTAGAGGACATCAAAAAAGGAATCGCTGCAACCCGAGTTCCTGGACGTATGGAAGTCCTCACACAGAAAAATGGTGCTAAAGTCTTCATCGACTATGCCCACAACGGGGACAGTCTAAAAAAACTCATCAATGTAGTTGAAACTCATCAAACTGGAAAAATCGCTCTGGTTCTCGGTTCGACTGGAAACAAGGGGGAGAGTCGTCGCAAAGACTTTGGTCTCCTCCTCAATCAACATCCTGAGATTCAAGTCTTTCTCACAGCTGATGACCCCAACTATGAAGATCCAATGGTGATTGCGGAAGAAATCAGCAGCTATATCAGTCATCCTGTTGAAAAGATTGCCGATCGCGAACAAGCCATCAAGGCAGCGATGGCCATCACAAATCAAGAACTAGATGCCGTGATTATTGCGGGTAAGGGTGCTGATCGCTACCAAATCGTCAATGGAGTGAAAGAATCCTACCCTGGTGACGCAGCTGTCGCAGAACGTTACCTATAA